The Pantoea eucalypti sequence CGGCAGACCATATTGCAGCAGTGTGGCGCAATAGCCGCCAAGCCGTTCCGCCCGCGTCAGTGAAGCGCTATGGCCGCCCAGCCAGGCAATCCGCTGATGTCCCTGACGAATCAGGTATTCAGTGGCAAGACGCGCAGCCTGAGCATTATCGGGACGGATAGCGTCCACCTCTTCCAGGCTACTGGCGCGCGCGGCGCAGACTAACGCCATATTCAGTTCGCTGGCTCTCGTCACAATCTGGCTGGCCTTGTCGGCACCGCCTCCCAGCACTATACCATCCACCCCATGAGCGATCAGTGACTCAAAGCAGCGATGCAGATGCTGCCCCTGAGCACCGCTTTGCGTCAGGAACAGCAATTTGCCCTGCTTCTCCAGCGCTTCGCTCAGACCTGCCGTCATCTCGGCATAAAACGGCTGACTGAGATCGCGGACAATCAATCCAATCACACCACTCTCACCGCCACGCAGCATGGTCGCTGAACGGTTACGGACGAAGCCGAGTTGCTCAATGGCCTCATTCACGCGTGCCATGGTGGCCACAGAGATCCGTCCTTTACCGGATAACACCAGCGATACCGTGGTCACCGAGACGCCCGCCGCCGCCGCAACATCATTGATGGTGATTTTACTCATCAGATTACTCAACTGAACTACAGCATTAGAAAACAAGGTAAAACGTTACACCTTATGACGTCAGAATAATATC is a genomic window containing:
- the malI gene encoding Mal regulon transcriptional regulator MalI, with the translated sequence MSKITINDVAAAAGVSVTTVSLVLSGKGRISVATMARVNEAIEQLGFVRNRSATMLRGGESGVIGLIVRDLSQPFYAEMTAGLSEALEKQGKLLFLTQSGAQGQHLHRCFESLIAHGVDGIVLGGGADKASQIVTRASELNMALVCAARASSLEEVDAIRPDNAQAARLATEYLIRQGHQRIAWLGGHSASLTRAERLGGYCATLLQYGLPFRPEWIIECGSTQKEAAEAAVQLFQHHPRLTAVLAYNATTALGCYFGLMRTGRTFSRGAVDSYYDQQLALMGFGDEPQAELTDPPLTFVTSSAREIGRVAADRILQRMAHPDAARQNVIMPPQLVIRGSA